The genomic DNA GCCAGAGCAAGGCCGCGCTTGTTCCCGGCCAGGTTTGAGAAGTAGAGATTGAAGTCGGTCTCCGCCTTCGCGCCGCTGAGATCGAATCCGAACCCTGTGTTGTGCGCGAGGATCGTGTTGTAGATCCGGGTGACGCCGGCGTCGGCGCTCACGCCGTCGCCCTTGTTCCGTGCGATGGTGCAGTGCCAGACCGTGAGCTCGGCATCTGACCCCTTCGATGCCGCGAGGCCCGCGCCCGTGTTGTTTCGCAGCAGAGAGTTCACAACCACAACCTTGCCCCCCCGCGTGTCGATCCCGTCCTTCCTGTTGGAGTAGACCTCGCAGTTCCAGCACTCCACGTCCGAGCCCGCCTCGGCCGCGATGCCGTCGTCATGGTTGCCGTAGATCCGCGTGTTCACGACGCGCAGCTCCGTGCCGGTCTCCGCGCTGATGCCGACGCCCTTCGAACCTCGAACGATGGAGTCTCTGATCTCGATCTCTGAAGCGGCAGCGACGAGATTGGTTGATGTCGCGTTGGCAAGGTCGCAGGCAACCAGCTTGCCACCACTCGACTTCGTCCACTCGATGCCGACCTTCGCTCTTGCGACCCGAACGTTCGAGATCTCGACATGGTCCATCCCCTTGATCGTCAAGGCGGTGCCGGGTGGGTTCCTGATGATGACCGTGCCCTTGGTACCGAACACCTCTCCGGCGATGTCGCCGACGATGCGGAGCGGCTTCCCGGGCGCGCCGGATCGCGACACGACATGGGCCGCCTGGTACGTGCCGGGACGGATGTAGATCGTGTCGCCAGCGCCGGCGAGCGAGAGCGCCTTTGTGATTGTCTTGAACGGCGCGGCAACGCTCGTGCCGCTGTTCGTGTCCTTGCCCGCTGTCGAGACGAAGTAGTCGGTTGCACGCGCCGAGAGGCCGACCATCGACACAAGGACCAGCAAGACAAGGCCGCGAAGACGTGTGTGAAACATGGCCGTTCCCCTGATGCGAGACAATGACGCTCTCACGGAGATATCGGCCGCTCGCAGGTGTGCTTTCGGCGCGGGAAGAAAAGCGGCGTCATCAGGGCAGAATCGCGATCAGAGGTCCGAGAATCTCATGTCTCATGGCCGCGCAGAGACTCAACGATCGAGAGCTCCTGCAGGCGCACGCTCGATCGATCGAGCGTCTCCTTGGCACGATGGATCTCGTCGGGATTCACCGACTGCCAATCGCTCGCGGCACGCTCGACCAGATCGCGGAGTCTGGAGACATGCCCTCGGAGCTCATCGCGATACCCGGGCTCGATGCGCTCCCCAAGACGAGCGAGACGATCCTCGATCCACCTGATATCCAATCGGGCGTTCACGATAAGGTCTGTCACGCGATGGCGCGTCATGTCCTCGCGCGCGTGCGCGATGGACTCACGCTCCATGCGATCCACCTCTTCACGCGTGAGGCCGTGGTTGGGGATGACCTGGATCGAGGCGCGGCGGCCGGTCCTGCGCTCCATCGCGCCCACGCGGAGCACGCCGTTCGCGTCGACCAGGAACTCGACCTCGACCTGCGGGATTCCCGCGGGCATCGGCGCAAGCCCGCCGAGGTGGAACTCACCAAGCAACCGGCAGTCCGAGGCCATCTCCCTCTCGCCCTGATACACAGCGAGTTTGATCGAAGTCTGTCCGTCAACGCTCGTGGAGAACATCTCGACCGCTCGGGCGGGGACGGGCGCGTTCCGCATGACGAGCTTCGCCACCGCGCCGCCGACGGTCTCGATCCCCAGCGAAAGTGGGACGACATCGAGCAGGAGGGACCCCCGGGATGCGCCCGAGAGCAGCGAGGCCTGCACCGCCGCTCCCAGCGCGACAACCTGATCCGGGTCGATTGCGGTGTACGGCTCGAGCCCGAAGAACTCGGCAACTCTTCTGCGAACGAGCGGCATCCGTGTTGCGCCGCCGACGAGCACGACGGCGTCGATCATCCGCCGCGCGTCCTCCGGCGTCCGCGCGCCCAGCTCCCTCGACGCGTCGCGAAGGGCGGTCACGCACGCACGCATCGCGCGATCGATGAGCCCGCCGGACATCGCCTCCAGCTCGGCGCGTGTGAGTCTCCGCTCGTAGATCCGCGATCCAGACCCGTCGCCCACGTCGATGCGGATGCGGGCCTCCTCCTGCGCACTGAGCCGGTGCTTGATCTCCTCGGCAAACTGCTTGAGCGCGCGCCTGACTTCGGGCGAAGGGTCGGCGCCTCGGTCCAACCAGCCACGCTCCCTCAGCTCGCGCGTGAAGAGCGCGACGAGCGCGTGGTCGATGTCGTCCCCGCCGAGGCGGGTGTCGCCGGCGGTCGAGATGACCTGGAAGAAGGACGTCTCGCCCTCGACCTGCGCCGGCGTGAGACGGAGGATGGAGACGTCAAAGGTGCCGCCACCGAGATCGAACACGGCGACAACAGAGTCCTGCTTGCGATTGCGGGAGGCGTCCCGATCGAGGCCGATGCCGTAGGCAAGTGCCGCGGCGGTCGGTTCGTTCACGATGCGAACAACCTCGAGCCCCGCCAAACGGCCCGCGTCGCGTGTCGCCTGGCGCTGGGCATCGTCGAAGTACGCAGGCACAGTCACGACAGCCCTGGAAACAGCGTGCCCGAGGACGGCCTCCGCGCGACGCTTGAGCGCACCGAGCACCGCACCCGAGACTTCCTGGGGAGAGACCACCCTGCTGCCTCCAGCCAACGGAAGCAGCACGCGGGCGGTCGCGTGCTCACCCTCGACGACCGTGTAAGGGAGATACGCCAAGTCCGGCGCGGCGTCGGCGATCGACCTGCCCATGAGCCGCTTCACACTCGTGATCGTGGTGCTCGGAAACTCAACGGCTCGATCCTTCGCATCGTCCCCCACCACCGTCGTCGGCTTGTCGGCCGAGCCCTCGTAGCGCACAGCACTCGGCAGAATCGCCCGCTCACCCGGCGGAACAAGCACCCGAGGACCTCGCTCATCGGCGATCGCGACGAGGGAGTTCGTCGTGCCGAGATCGATGCCGACGATCACGTCCTGGTTCGGTTTCGCAGCTTCGGTGCTGGACATGGCGTGTCGCTCGGTAGATTCTGCGATGGGCTTCACCAAGACCAGCCGGTCGAGAGCCACGCGTGCTCGCCGAGTGTGCGCACGAGCGACTTGGCCCACTCATCTTCCTCAAGATTCACGACGCGCGTGGTCCGGCGTCCATCGGCCGAGATATGGATGATCGCCGACGTGGAACTCGTGCGGATCACGGTGTCCTCACCAGGGTCGCCGATCTGCAGCTCGGGACGGATCCACGAGAGCCGACGCCAGAGATCCGCCATCTGGAGATCCGTCAGGTACTTGGTCCGAGGGGGATAGACGCGTGTCGTTGCGCCGGCCCCGACGGCGGACCGGAACAGCCCGTCCGGCTCCACGATGTAGCGAGCGGGGCGCTCTGCAAGATCCTTACCGAATGCAAGATCACGTCCGCGCTCGTCCGTCTCGCGACCAGGCGTCATGACCGTCACCGAAAGCGCAAAGTCCGTCGGATAGTCCGTACCCCGAACCGGCACGTGTGTGGGCTTCGTCTGGGATGCACACCCGGCGAGCAGCACGCTGGCGAGAAGAACGCAGATCACGGGCACAAGCCGCGGGATGGGGAGCATGTCAAAGTCTAGAGCGGTCGAGGTTCGGACGGATCGCGCGCCGCCTGCCGCGACGACTACGCTTTGTGCCCATGAATATCTCCCTCCAGTGGCTGAACCGCTACCTCTCCGAGCCCGTCACCGCGCCCGAGGCCGAGGAGATCCTGACGCACGTCGGATTCCCGCTCGAATCATCGGTCGAGAAGGGGCCTGGGGACTGGCTGATGGATGTCGAGGTGACATCAAACCGGGGGGATTGCCTGTCCCACCTGGGCGTGGCGCGGGAGATCGCCGCCAAGACCGGGCGCACGCTCGTCATGCCCAGTGCCCCCCCGCCGAAGCGAGCGGGGCGCGTCGGCGATGTCCTGACGCTGACCAACGAGACGCCCGATGCCTGCCCGAGATTCACCGCGCAGGTCGTCCGCAACGTCAAGGTCGGACCGAGCCCGGCATGGATCAGAGACGCGCTCGAAGCGGTCGGGCAGCGTTCGATCAGCAACATCGTCGATGTCACGAACTTCATCACGCTCGAACTCGGCAACCCCTGCCACGTCTTCGATCTCGACAAGCTGGAGGGACGCGCCCTTCGCGTGCGCTACGCGAGAAAGGGCGAGCCCCTCAAGACCCTTGACGGCAAGCAGCGCACGCTGGTCGAGACCGATCTCGTTGTCGCCGACACAATCCGGGCCCAGTCCCTTGCAGGCGTCATCGGCGGCGCAGACTCGGAGGTCTCCGCCTCGACCGTCAACGTCGTGCTTGAGATGGCTACGTGGGATCCGGCCACGATCCGCAGGGCCGCTCGGCGCCTGGGCATCCGCACCGACGCGGGATACAGGTTCGAGCGCGGCGTCCACCCCGCAACCCTGGACGATGCCGCGCGCCGGGCCGCGGAACTCATCGTGCAGGTCGCGGGCGGCGAGCTCGCCGAGGGGATCCTGAGCGAGGGCAAGCCCGTTCCCAAGCCGCAGATCGTCGAGCTGCGCCCGTCGCGGTGTGCCGCGATCATCGGGCAAGCGATCCCCGCCGGAGACATCATCGCCATGCTCCGGCGGCTCGACATCGATGTCTCACAGCGCGACGAGGACACACTGGCCTGCGAGATCCCCGCGTGGCGCATCGATCTTGAGCGTGAGATCGATCTGATCGAAGAGGTCGCGAGGATCCGCGGCCTGGACACCATCGAAGTCTCCGAGCGTCTGCCGATCGCGATCCGCCCGCCGCAACCGACCGAGCGTGCCGCCCGCGAGTTGACGGGCGTGCTGACGGGCATGGGGTTTTACGAGGCCGTCACGTTCACGTTCGTGACTCCGGCTCAGGCCGCACCATTCGCGGGGCCGGGCGTCGGTCTTGTGAAAGTCGATGATGAGCGTCGCGGCGCGGATGGCACACTGAGGCCGAGCGTGCTGCCGGGCCTGCTGCTCTGCCGGCGCTCGAACCGAATGGCCCAGGTGGAGCAGCCGGGAGGCGTGCGGCTCTTCGAGATCTCGGCAACATTCGGTCAGGATTCGAAGGGCGACTCTCTGGAAGCGCGACGCCTCGGGATGCTGCTCGACGCGCCCCTTTCCGGGAAGCGAGCGACACACGACGACCGACAGACCGCGGTGCGCCTGGCACGCGGCGCGGTCGAAGCGGTGGTGCTGGCGATGGCCGGGCCGCGTGCCCGCGTGTCGATAGAGCCGAAGGAGACGGGGATCCCCGCTTGGGAATCCGGCGCGTCCGGAACGGTCTGGATGGAGACCGAGAAGGGCCGCCGAGCCATCGGCACACTTGGTCTCATGTCGAAGCAGACGCTCGACCTCTTCGAACTCGAGCACCCTGTCGCCTGCGCCGAACTGGAGATCGAGCCCCTCCTCGCGGCATATCCCGGCGGCAGCGCGATCGAGCCGCTCCCCGCCTTCCCTTCCATCGAGCGCGATCTCTCGCTGGTCGTCGCCGAGAACGTCCCATGGGCAAGGTTCGAGGCGTTGCTCGCACGCATCGGCAAGGAACGCGAGATGGCGCTCCTGGAGTCGTCGCGATTCGTCGGTGTCTACCGGGGCGAGCAGGCCGGCAAGGGGAAGAAGAGCGTGACGCTCCGCATGCGATTCCGAGCCGCCGACCGGACACTTCGCCATGAAGAGGTCGATCCGCAGGTCGCACGCGTCATCGCGGAGGCAAAGTCTGAACTCAACGCGGAACTCCGCGCCTGAGCGGCTGGCCCGCAGAAGTACGGTCGGTGAACGGAAACAGATCGGTGCGAACATTTTGACTCGTGGGTGCGTCCTTTTACGGTCTCGCGAATAGGATTGGCACCGATAGGGAGGTGGCCTTTCCCACCCCGATCCGGGCACTCGGCATGAGCCGATTCGCAACTGGACAGATCCTCGCGGCACGGAAGGAGCAGCATCGATGACGACCGTTTCCACACGCCCAGCCACAGGAGCATCAGCCGTGCCATCTACTGACCGCCCTTTGATCTGGGTGAACGGCGAGTTGAAGCCCAAGAGCCAGGCCATGGTGAACGTGTACGACCACGGACTGCTGTACGGCGACGGCATCTTCGAGGGGATCAGGGTCTATCAGGGCAGGATCTTCCTCTGCAAGCAGCACATCGAACGCCTCTGGAAGTGCGCTTCCGACATCCGCATGACAATCCCCGTTTCGAAGGACGAGATGGTCTCGATCATGCGGAAGTGCATCGAGGCAAACGGGATCGTGGACGGGTACATCCGCCTGATCGTCACCAGGGGCGTCGGCACGCTCGGGCTCGACCCGAGGCGGTGCCCAGTCCCCGGGATCATCTGCATCGCCGACCAGATCTCCCTCTTCCCCTCGCAGATGTACGACGAGGGAATGCGCGTTGTCGTCGCCAACCGCCCGAAGACGCCGGTTGAGTGCCTCGATCCGCGGATCAAGAGTCTCAACTATCTGAACAACATCCTCGCCAAGTGCGAGGCCATCGACTATGGCTGCCACGAGGTGATCATGCTGAACCTCAACGGCGATGTCACCGAGGGCTCGGGCGACAACATCTTCATCATCAAGAACGGTGAGATCTTCACGCCTCCCTCAGGCGTCGGACTCCTCGAGGGAATCACCCGCAGATTCGTCATGGAGCGTCTTGCTCCGGACTGCGGCATGAAGGTCATTGAGAAGTCCTTCAAACTCGATGAACTCCTGAAGGCCGATGAGATTTTCCTCACAGGGTCCGCCGCCGAGATCATCTCGGTCACTCAGGTCGACCAGCACGACGGCAAGGCGATCACCAAGACGACCCGAATCTCCCAGGGCGAAGGCCCCATCACCAATCGGCTGCGTCAGCGATTCCGCCAGATCGTCACCTCCCCGGACGTGCCCGAGAACTGATCCGCCGACGTTTCCGGCCCCTTCACACCGGCCATGCCAGGCCAGATGATGCCTTATTGAACTGCGCAAACCGAGGCGCATCAGTTGTGTGCGTGGATGCGTTTCAGTACACTCAAACCGTGGTTGCGGTCCGTCGTGGGGATGAGACACAACCGCCTTGGAGTGCTGCTCAATGCTCGCGGTGCGTGTCTTGCGCGTCGTTTGCTCGTGCGCGCCTCTCGGACTTGTCTGCTGGACGCTCGCTTCTGCCCAGCCGGTCCCGGTGGTGTCGAAATCATCGGGCGTCAATCAGTCCTATGCGGTCGGTGCGGAGGCGCGGGAACGCACCTTCAGATTCGATGCCGGCGTCGAACTCGCGCCCGGACTCGAGTTCGGATTCACTCGGGGCGTGCCGAGCGTCGCGGCGGATGGCTCGCCCATCGCGCCGCACCAGCCACGCTTTGCACCGCCGATCACCATCGCGTCGGATGTCCGCGTCGAGAACGTCCGCCAGACCAGCACCTCGACGATCATCCTCGCGAGCGGCGTCGATGCCGATGGTGTCACCCCGATGCTGGTCGTGCGGGACTCCTCGCAGCAGGTCGTCGATGTCTTCTGGTGCGCGAATGACGATCTGCTGCTCGCCGAGCAGACGGGCGTCGGTCGAACCCGCACGAATCTGGCGAGCGTCTGGCCGATCGATATCCTCGGCGGCGCATCGCCGCTGAAGCGGTATGAGCCGAAATCGGGGGCCGTGTGCCACGGGCTCATCGTGCTGGTCTGCAGCGTCTCGGTCTACCAGGATTTCACGATCGGCGTCTGGCCCGTCGCTTCGACCGCGATCGTTGTCTCACAGGACAGAGGCGCAACGTGGACGCTCCTCTACGAGGACGAGCCGAGCCAGCACGGGCTCGCCCGAGTCCGCGCATGGTCGATGCAGAACTGGTGCCCGAGCGGCCCCGAATCCCGACCCACCGAAGCGTGGTTCATCGCGACCGATTATCGGTTCAAGCCCTTCTGCGAAGGGGGTGCCGCATACTTCCTCCGCGCCACCCGACAGTCGGCGGACGATCTCTGGACGCTCGACACCGGCACACGCATCTACCAGACACCCGCCCCGATCACTGGGCAGCACGCCCACGCCGCAGCGGTCGTGCCCGGACCAGATGGCCCGATCGCGATCGTGTCGATCGGCGATGGGCAGGCCCTCAACCGTGTCGTCAGACTCACTCCCTCGTCGCTGACAGGAACCGTGAGCCCGTGGGAGAGCCAGGAGAGTTTCCACGGCTCCGAGGGAACCCCGGGGAACCAGTTTGTCGGGTGCGCGCCGCTCGGTGCGACGGGCTTGGTCATACTCGGAAGCGATCTCGCGGATGAGCAGATCATGCTCATGGATCCAACCGGCGACTCGCCGCGGCACATGCGTCTCTTCGGCGGAACATGGTCCAACGGCATCACCTCGCAGGTCTTCATGATCCGTTCGCCACGCCCGGAAGTCCGCGGGCCATATTGCGCGACATACGACCCACAGCAGAACAGCACCCTCTTCCCGCCCCACGCCAGGCGCCTCCTCTATTCCGAAGATGGGCTGCGCTGGGCACACATGCTCGCCCCGGGCGCGACAACATCCTGGACCGCGTCGATCCACGGGGATCACGTCTACATCGATGGAGAGTTGTCCTCCGGCACGCGCCTGCGCCGCGCCACACTCCCGCGAATGCACACCGCCGCGCCGCTCGATGTCTCGTCCGGCATGATGCAGCGGCTCAGGCAATCGCCGACACACACAAGCGGTGGCGGCGGGACGCTTGTCGCACTGACTCGGAACGCCGAAGGGCTGTGGATGGACGAGGGTGTGGCCATCGATCCTCAGCCGCCCTGCGTCGGCCCGGTCTGGAAGGCGACCGGCATCGCCGGGACGACCGACACCCGCATCGGTGACATCTCGCTCATCGGCAGCGCCACGTTCGGGCAGACGGTCGGCGTGCAGCGGGTCGCGATGCGCTTCTGGACCATGGGCATCCAGAGCGATCGATCCACCACAACCCGTTTCGAGCTGAAGCCGAACGCGAGCCCGCCCCTCTACATCCGCACACTGAACAGCGTCGTGGAGCAAGAGTGGCAGGCGACCACCATCGTGGGCGAGTTGCCGATCCCCGCCGGCCAGACGCCAGTGCTCAGAATCAGATCCGGCAGCGGAGTCGGTACGGCACAATCCTTCTATCTGGCTCTCGATGCCTTCGCCGAGGGGCGCGGCTACGCCGGATACCCCGCAGGCCCCGACACGTCTCTGGATGGAATGGGCACGGCCATGCCCGACGAGCGTGCATGGATCTCCGGCTTCGATCTCGCGGAAAGATGGACCGTCACGATCGCGGGGCGTTTGCCCGACGATGGCTGGGACCTCGCCCTCCTGAGCAGAGAAGGTCTGATCTGGCCGCTCTTCTCGCTCTGGTGCTCGGACAGAGAACGACTCGTCTTTGTTGCCGATTCCGTCAACCACACACTCGAAGCACGGATCATCCGCGATAACCACATCGTCGCCACCTACACACTCAACGAAATGGTCTGGACTCGCGGATCGTCGCTGCAGGTCTCGGTCTCGCAGATCAGCCCGGACGCTCCCCTCGGCATCACCGTTGCCGGATGCGGCATGCCCGCCCGCGACATGGCCCTTGCTCCAAACACCCAGAACACACCCGCGCTCACACGCCCCGTCAGGCAGATCCGGTTCGACGACGGCTCTGGAATCGACGGCATCGGCATGGACGTGCGTTGCTCCCCGATGCTCTGGTTCGGCGGCAGCATCGTCGAGCACAGGTCTTGGTCCCCACAGCAAAGACGCGAGGCCTTGAGAACGCTGCACTACCTCGCTCCATGAGCCCCCCACCCACCCGTCGCTCCCCGGCAGTCCCCTCCCTCTGATGCAATCGGCGCGCCGAGCGCGTGGTCGATCAGATACGCTTGACTCCGCATGATCCAGACACTCCTCACGTCGCCGGTCTCGCGCTGGCTCGTCCCCGTGCTGCTCCTGATCGGCTCCAACGTCTTTATGACCTATGCGTGGTACTACCACCTCAAGGTCAAGACGTGGCCGCTCCTGGTGGCGATCGGCTTCTCGTGGGGGATCGCCCTCTTTGAGTACTGCCTTCAGGTTCCCGCCAATCGCATGGGGCATGTCTCCAACGGCGGCGCGTTCACGGCACCGCAACTCAAGATCATCCAGGAAGCGATCACATTGATCGTCTTCACCGCCTTCACGCTCCTCGTGCTCCGCGAGAAGCCGCGCATGCACGACTACATCGCGATGGGCCTCATCCTGCTCGCGGTGATTGTCTCGATGATGGGAAGGCGGAGCGGCGGGGGGCATTGAACACCCTCTTCCTTCCCCATCGATTCGTTCCCGCACATCTTCGGGGTGAACACCTCAGCCACCGACCACCGTGTCTCGTTTCCGATGGCGTACCCTTGTGACCCGACTGGCGCGTGGATACGCGGCACAGGGGACTGCGAGGGTGTATGGCCGGGCGTGCGTCCACGGGACGCGGAAGCATCTGGTTTCGATTATTCGTGGCGCTGGGCGCGATCGTGTGCGCCATCGCGCTCTTCGGCGTGCTGGTCGCGACAAAGCCCCGTCCAGCCAGATTGGATCGCGAGCCCCCCGTCCTCACCGTGCGGACCGTGACGCTGGCCGAGGTTGAGGCGCCACGCGTCTGGGTGGGCTACGGCACAGCAAAGGCGATGCGTGTTGCCGAGATCAGTGCCGAAGTCAGCGCGCAGGTTGTCGGGCGTGACAAATCCATCGAACCCGGCATGCCGATCGAAGCCGGTGCAACCATTCTCTCGCTGGAACGAGGAGATTTCGAGAAACGAGTCGCGTCTGCGGAAGCACGCGTGGCCGCGCTGCGAGCTCAGATCGACGGCCTGGACTCCAGCGAGCGTCGTTGGGTTGAGCAGTCGCGCGTGATCGAGAACGAGATCGAGATCGTCCAGGCGGAACTGGCACGCTACCTCGACGCGCGAGCCAGGGACGCCGCCAACGCCGCGGAGATCGACGCCCGCCTGCTG from Phycisphaeraceae bacterium includes the following:
- a CDS encoding Hsp70 family protein; the encoded protein is MSSTEAAKPNQDVIVGIDLGTTNSLVAIADERGPRVLVPPGERAILPSAVRYEGSADKPTTVVGDDAKDRAVEFPSTTITSVKRLMGRSIADAAPDLAYLPYTVVEGEHATARVLLPLAGGSRVVSPQEVSGAVLGALKRRAEAVLGHAVSRAVVTVPAYFDDAQRQATRDAGRLAGLEVVRIVNEPTAAALAYGIGLDRDASRNRKQDSVVAVFDLGGGTFDVSILRLTPAQVEGETSFFQVISTAGDTRLGGDDIDHALVALFTRELRERGWLDRGADPSPEVRRALKQFAEEIKHRLSAQEEARIRIDVGDGSGSRIYERRLTRAELEAMSGGLIDRAMRACVTALRDASRELGARTPEDARRMIDAVVLVGGATRMPLVRRRVAEFFGLEPYTAIDPDQVVALGAAVQASLLSGASRGSLLLDVVPLSLGIETVGGAVAKLVMRNAPVPARAVEMFSTSVDGQTSIKLAVYQGEREMASDCRLLGEFHLGGLAPMPAGIPQVEVEFLVDANGVLRVGAMERRTGRRASIQVIPNHGLTREEVDRMERESIAHAREDMTRHRVTDLIVNARLDIRWIEDRLARLGERIEPGYRDELRGHVSRLRDLVERAASDWQSVNPDEIHRAKETLDRSSVRLQELSIVESLRGHET
- a CDS encoding DMT family protein, giving the protein MIQTLLTSPVSRWLVPVLLLIGSNVFMTYAWYYHLKVKTWPLLVAIGFSWGIALFEYCLQVPANRMGHVSNGGAFTAPQLKIIQEAITLIVFTAFTLLVLREKPRMHDYIAMGLILLAVIVSMMGRRSGGGH
- the ilvE gene encoding branched-chain-amino-acid transaminase; the protein is MPSTDRPLIWVNGELKPKSQAMVNVYDHGLLYGDGIFEGIRVYQGRIFLCKQHIERLWKCASDIRMTIPVSKDEMVSIMRKCIEANGIVDGYIRLIVTRGVGTLGLDPRRCPVPGIICIADQISLFPSQMYDEGMRVVVANRPKTPVECLDPRIKSLNYLNNILAKCEAIDYGCHEVIMLNLNGDVTEGSGDNIFIIKNGEIFTPPSGVGLLEGITRRFVMERLAPDCGMKVIEKSFKLDELLKADEIFLTGSAAEIISVTQVDQHDGKAITKTTRISQGEGPITNRLRQRFRQIVTSPDVPEN
- the pheT gene encoding phenylalanine--tRNA ligase subunit beta, with the translated sequence MNISLQWLNRYLSEPVTAPEAEEILTHVGFPLESSVEKGPGDWLMDVEVTSNRGDCLSHLGVAREIAAKTGRTLVMPSAPPPKRAGRVGDVLTLTNETPDACPRFTAQVVRNVKVGPSPAWIRDALEAVGQRSISNIVDVTNFITLELGNPCHVFDLDKLEGRALRVRYARKGEPLKTLDGKQRTLVETDLVVADTIRAQSLAGVIGGADSEVSASTVNVVLEMATWDPATIRRAARRLGIRTDAGYRFERGVHPATLDDAARRAAELIVQVAGGELAEGILSEGKPVPKPQIVELRPSRCAAIIGQAIPAGDIIAMLRRLDIDVSQRDEDTLACEIPAWRIDLEREIDLIEEVARIRGLDTIEVSERLPIAIRPPQPTERAARELTGVLTGMGFYEAVTFTFVTPAQAAPFAGPGVGLVKVDDERRGADGTLRPSVLPGLLLCRRSNRMAQVEQPGGVRLFEISATFGQDSKGDSLEARRLGMLLDAPLSGKRATHDDRQTAVRLARGAVEAVVLAMAGPRARVSIEPKETGIPAWESGASGTVWMETEKGRRAIGTLGLMSKQTLDLFELEHPVACAELEIEPLLAAYPGGSAIEPLPAFPSIERDLSLVVAENVPWARFEALLARIGKEREMALLESSRFVGVYRGEQAGKGKKSVTLRMRFRAADRTLRHEEVDPQVARVIAEAKSELNAELRA